The segment CAGGTTACAAGTTTCCATTTCAAATGGATTTTAATTAACCATTTTAAACCAGgatttttctattaaaaaagaaagaaagaaacatagCTTTCTTAATGTCTCTTGCTCTCTTCCTCTATCCAgctctttttctctcttagTTCGTTTTTCAACCACATGGCATGATTTCTGTTAAAATGATACTTTTTTTGCTCTAAGTGTTTAAGATCACAAGTTGCCGtgatatttcattttgaaattgtGAACTTTGTACAATTTTTATCATGCTGGTGTTGACATCTCTTACTCAATAAACTTGTGTTGCCACATTCAATATCCATTTTGTTCAATATGCACGAGCTTAATGACTACATTTCATTTACGTTTTCAAGTTAACTTTGCTCACACCTATATAGGGggtaatatttttacattgactacattaaataaatgacattgaTGAGCCATGACGTGCCATCACGCGCATGCAGTGTCAACTGCGGTGCTAAATTATCATAATGTCGAGGAGCAATTGACTCATAACCACACTTGCTTTATAGACACAAAGAAACCACCATTACTCAAATACAGTGTTGACACTTCAAATGTCCTCGCATTTTGACGTCTGTCATAACGTCACTTGGAGACATATTTCCAAAAAGAATAGTGTATTGCCCAtttgtggaaaaaatatttcccaTAATAAATTCACAGGTACATACAAGAATATCTCTAAATACTTACCAAAGACTGTAATAATGGTAACTTAGATGATAAAATCTAAAATGTCCACTGCACGTCTGTAACAGCCGTGGGGGGGCGCTGGTTTGCGCACCCTCCTGGTCACATGACACACGACGAAGATGTCTGCCACAGAGGAGGACACGGAACTAAGAGATCTACTGATCCAAAACTTGGAAAACAGCGGGGTTTTGAATAAAATTAAGGTATTTTCTACGTTTTTGACTGAAGTCTTATAAGTCTGACAACCTCAACGTTACACATTTTGGATCATTTGTTTTCAAAGCGAAGAATTGTTTGTTAGCATAGCATAATGCTAAAGTTGTTATGGgcaacaaatacacaaaagtcACTGTCACAACGTTACTGAAAGTATTGttttataacatttgtttttccccttttaaaccaaattaaagaaaataatttacagaataGTTTCTCTGAAACTTCAtcaatgtcattatttaatcagTTGTTCTAACGTTATGCGGAATATTGTCAACAAGCCTGTTAATCCTTGTTTAATTAACCAACCAGTGTCAATTCGTCTTATTTTGTTACACTAATACTGTTGGTTTTGAGGACGGTATATATATTGTAGTTATGTAGAATGACAAGGCCACAAATCATCTAGGGTGTGAATCAGCTACGAATACTACTATTCAtctattatttgtatttacagGCAGAATTACGTGCAGCTGTTTTTCTTGCTTTGGAGGAACAAGACAAAGTTGAGGTCATTAtaaactgttttaccttttactACTAAATCCTGTCGTGTTCAATTAATCTGTGTGTAAATCTGTGTGAAATCTTTATAAAGCTGTCTTTGTTTAATAGAATAAAACTCCCCTTGTGAATGAAAACCTAAAAAAGTCTCTTAACACGAAGGATGGTAAGCTATTAGAGTTTGTTCTAATTTTGTTCGTTTTGCATTTGTTGGGGTATTCCTTGGTATCTTATACATTGTCGTTGCGTCTCATTTTTTGAAGGACGCCTCGTAGCAGGTCTCATCACTGACTTCTTGCAGGTCTTTAATTTAGACTTCACTCTCGCTGTGTTCCAACCAGAAATCAACACGGTGCGTTATTGTTTTTGCCTTCATGTGTATTGCATGGTTAAAGTAGCCAATCAAAAAAGATCACGCAGGTGTGCGTGTGCATTTTCTTTGAGatgtaaatgttttcatgaatgtGAACCTGACCTTTTATTACTCATGACATGATTCATGTTTAATCTCTTTCATCATAAGTAAAATACCAAATAACATCTCCTACTGTGTTATTTAGCTGAACGGGCTTGAGACTCGTGAAAGTCTGTCCAAGGAGCTCAGCATCTCTGAGTCAGAGGTGAATCGAAACACCCCACTTCTGCTTGAGCTGGTCAAGAGAAGTCGACAAAAGACTtccatttttggagaggtgatCTTTGATGCTCTGTATTTCAGCTGATCATAAACATCAATGTAATTCCTTGCAGTACATTTATTCTCTCCCTGCTCTTTTCAGGGAGACAAAGTCACAGAGAAAAGTTTTCCCAAGGTACTTTACCTTCACTGGCATATTTTATCTCTCTTAATCTGTCTATGATCTGTTTTTTGCACCCACACGTACAGTAAACACAGGTAGGGTTTGCTCGCTCTCAGGAGAAGTTTCAGTCACAGTCTAGTAATAGTGCTAACCCACTTATTTTACTTGTGGTTGGAGTGCATGTGTTTGGTTGATTCATATCGCTGGTTTACCCACACATCACAAACCCCAAGGTGAATTATTCAGGTCACATGAGGGAAGGGTGATGTAAATGAACATCTTCAAGTGGTGTTGCAAGAAAAGGTTTCCTGTTAAGATACTTGTGCAAAACAAGCTTGTCCTACTTCTAGAATTTTTGCCTGCATCACACATTCTCAATCACACCACTAGCGCTGCAAGTGTTGTGGTTGTTCTATGTTATATCCTGTctacttttaaattatttttacaactACTATGTCTTCGTAGTgtatataatgaaaaataatcttCCTTGTTTAGGAATTGTCGCCCCGTCAAATCACAGATGCCCGTAAAAAATTTGACTCTTATGACAaggtatattttattttgaatatccATAAGCAATGGATTGTGTGAACgtgtaattacattttaattttgttatctCACAGATCCGAATTGGCGAAATACAGAGAGAATCAATTGTTGCCATTTTCTCAGAACTGTTTCCCCACTTCTGCAGGTATGGTTTGCTAGTGGACTCAGAATGCCACGACCTCTAGGAAATATGTTCCCTTATGCTACTGAAACTCTCGTTTATGTAATAACTGAAAGTGTTTACATCCTCCCACATTCTTTCTCTCCTGTATTCATCTATATGGCTGCAATCCCTCTCGTTGTGGTCGTGGCTTTCATCATGGAAACACAGTGTATATCTgtatacaatacaaaaaaatccaGAATTGTTTTCGTAGTAGAAAGttttagatttaataaaaagttcaataattattaaatagttAGTTAAGTGCTATAACTTAGTGCTGCTGTTTTAATGATGTAAGGCTGAATTTCACACCATATtaattgcttgtttttttccttgCAAATAAACAGAAACGTGCTGGAAAGTTATGTCAATGAGGAACTCAAAGACAAAAGCAGGGACACAAGCACCTGTGAGGATCCAAGATTTTGCTTTATCCACTGTTTTAGGGATGCAAATATTTCACATGTTAATGATAGTTTTGCTTTTGTTGACCAAGTATGAAATGACAAACTGAAGAATGATtgcatttgttattttcttatCATCAGTTTCAAAGGCactttcatgtcatgttttgaTTCTTGTTCCTCTCCAATTTCAATTTTTCTTCAGCTTTAGACTTTCAGGACTTTCTGGGAATGTACAAATGCTTCTTCATACAATGTCGAAGCGTGGTTAGTAACCTTTAAAACCCAAAAAATTCTTTGTGAGGTGTGTATAAGTTTAATGACCTGTGTCACCTGTTATTTCTCTCATAGGTTACTAATGACGGCAGTGATGGACTTTACTTCTCAAGTAAAACTATTGAAGATAGAATCATTTCATCTTCCGCCAGCAAGGTAAACTCACTTCCTTTCTATCTGTATCTATCTACTTCTCTTACTTTCACATACTTTCCTTTCACATGATCTCTGGTGTCATAAGTATATTTTGTCCCGCATGTAATGTATCAATTTACTGTACATCATCAAAGATTTAACTAGAAGCTGGCAAAGCCTACAGTGTGTTATCAAATGTTTcccacatttttttgtttcaaccCACATCTTTTTCATACTACGTACATTTGTACTTAATCTTATCTTCATGGGTCTAACCTCAGAACATCAGTTATTGTATGAATAGAAAATGTCTGCTttagtaatgtgtgtgtgtgtgtgtgtttgtgttacgaGCATATCTCATATCTTTTATCTTTGGGTGATGTGTAATGATAGGCACTTGCTGTCATTGCATTTTGAGTCACAAAGGAAAAAGGGTTTTTACCAGAGTATTTCTACAAAATCTCATGGCACACAAGATGACTGTTTTATACGGATATATtcatttttcttgtgtttttaatttataaccaatataaaaaatgtagtgTAATTTTAATGTCCAAACaaccatttcttttatttttgttctacattctttgtttttacacacacacacacacgcacacacacacgcacacacacacacacacacacacgcgcacacgcacacacacacacacacaagcacacacacacacacacaagcagacacacacacacacatatgtacagtgagggaaatcagtatttgatcccctgctgattttttaagtttgcctgcttacaaagaaatgaagggtctataatttttatggtgggtttattttttacttatagagacagaatataaaatgaaaaaaaatgttttataaaggttataaatagatttgcatttcagtcagtgaaataagttttGATCCCCAGGCAAAACAAGTGCTTTGTACTttgtggagaaacccttgttggcaaagacagaggtaaaacatttctgatagttggtcaccaggtttgcacatgtttcaggatacattttagtccactcctTTAAggtctttaaggtttcttggctgtcgctcagcaaaTTGAAGTTTAAGCCTCCTTcatagattttctataggactagggtctagaaaCTGGCTAGAAActttgcttgctaactgtggtcccaactATCTTGAAATCATTCaatctttaacctttctcatgatcatctttactccatttggggaaatcttgcaggAGCTCCAGAACAAGTGCATTTTATagttgttttgtatttcttctatttccaaataatcgcaccaacagttgtgtccttctcaccaagcttctgtctgtagcctattcaaggtttgtgcaggtctacaatcttgtccttgacatcctttaaaacctatttggtctggaccatgctggtggagaggttgaaataaaagatacagattctgtcaGCAGcgatcttttatatacataacaagctgatagaggagtactttcttaaagtgacaggtctaatctgtggtccatataggcacatccaccaatctgtggagccagaattcttgctagttggtaggggatcaaatacttactCACTGaccactgactgaaatgcaaatcaatttataacctttatataaaaaaaaaagtttttatattctgtctctatcagttcaaataaacctacctatatatatatatatatatatatatatatatatatatatatatatataatatattgaaaaccatgtattgaataaatatataggtgtatatatgtatatatatttttacggAATATTAAACGGATGAAAAAGGTCCTCTAATTATTTAAATTTCTCatctaaattatttaaatatcctCATTTAAACTCGTGTGTAAAATGTCTGAGTTTGTTAATAATCCATGCATCATATAAACTGCATGTTTCTTGTTGCATGCCATCATTGTCTTCTTATCCAATCAAAAAACATACATcccattgttattttattttccaactCTATCCACATCCATATGTATTGATTTTAGTTAGGCTAGCATGTCAGTATTGTGTATTGAGGGAAGCTGATGGCTGTGTTCTGGTGCTCAGATACCCAGGTATAAAGGATTTGTTAAGCACAGTTCAGCGCAGGATGAGAACGCTGACTTGAAGGTAAAGCACAAGTGCGTCTGATTCAGGGGCTCTTTTGATCAGCTCAACCATGCGGCTTCCTTTAGGTGTCATGCATCATTCATACACAAGTGCTGTATGAACACATTTGGCTGTTAATGAAGAGTAGAAGGACTTGATCATTCATGTCAAAATTAGGATTCGTTCTTCTTTGCGAGACTGTCATCTTACTGTCTGACTTTTCATCTGACTGCAGTGCATTtctctgttttttaaataagaaatgtaCAACTCACTTTTCACTTTGGTGTAATGGAGGTGATCAAAGCCCATGGTTGAATTGGAGCCATCTTGCCCTTAGCATTTGATATTGTAGAGCGGTTTGAGTACACAATTCAAATGAATCTATTTAAATGCTTCATAAGGCAAAGATACTGACAGGCTTCAACTAAACACCCTATACAATTCTGAATATAAATCTATTACTCACAAACTAACTAGCAAACTAATCTCTCACCAGTACCTCTATCTGATGATGCAATTTTACTTTGTTATCTTTTAATCTCTTTGGCAAAACATTTCATCTCAAGTAAAGAAGTCTGGCTTAAATCCAGTAGTTGATTTGTGAGTGGgttaaatgacaacattttaatcaGCGTATGTAATCTAGATGAAATGAACAATGGCTAGTTTCATAATAGGCTGTTGAACAACCCACTGTTCTTGTAACTTTAGTCAAATGTTTAGCTTTTAATCATCCATTCACAGGAAGTCCAAAATCAAGGGCAGCTTTACTTGAGAACGTAGTGTTTGAAATCAGGTCAAAGGGTTCTTCGAtgactgttttaaaaacactcaTTTTGACACTACTCGTACATTCAACCTCACACCCCATCTTAATACGAGAGGTCTGCTGGTTCCAAACCTGTCAAAGTTATACAGACATGGTCCATACGACTCCGTGTTTATGTGGCTAACATCAGATAAAATATgtacaacatgatttttttgttaattggTCTGTATTTATACTTTTTCTAACTTACCCGTAGACTGCTGACAGAAGACATGAAACACCGGGGTCTTTAAAGAATATAGGGTCCGTTCAAGTGTCCGATGGGTCAGAGAGGGGACCAGGTGATGGGAAGAATGCTTCCAACCCACTCAGGAGAACACTGGAGCTAGGATTggaggatgaggatgaggaaGGAGATTCATTCTTTGACGATCCTCTTCCGAAACCTCAGAAGACCTACGGCTGGTAAAGGAGTGCTGTTTTTTCACCAGTAAAAAAATTTGTGTGAGGCATTCACCCTGACTGTGATTCAGAGTTATGAACAATGGATGCTTTCTGTTCCCACATGTTCCACTGAGACTGAAAGAGTATGAAATCATAAACGCAATCTTGATCTAAGCCACCAGCATCTTTGATTGTAATTTCAAGAACGTTTTGATCTGGATACACATCTTTTTGAATAcctaaatgtacttttttttgCAGTTGAACCCtgcccttaaagggacagttcacctaaatataaaaattctgttatcgttACACATCAAGTTTTACGGTCATCGAGTTGTTCCGAATCTGTatcaatgtctttgttttgatcaACACggtgaaatatatttggaagaatgctcttaaccaaacagttcttggccacccttgattaccattgtaggaaaaatgagAATGGTAGTCAAAGTGCCTCAGAGCCTTTTGCTTTCCttagttcttcaaaatatcttcttttgtgttcaacagtaaaagaaatgtataatgatttggaacaacttgatggtacgtaaatgaagacagaattttaatttttgggtgaactgttcctttaactgaCATTTGTAAGCCATTAACAACAATGGCCCAAAATAACTCACTTTAGATATGAAACAGAGAAGTCTTTTTTCTGACCTGTTTCTTCCTTTTTCCCCATTGTCTCTTAATGCTGCACGTGAGAACAGTAGTTTACCATCAGCAGATAAGCCTTATTCGGGGTTGAGGCTTTCTGAAAAAATGTTTGGCCAAAAAGAGTAAGTACTTCCTTTTTTGCCTAGCACATTAACATTATTTCAATATGATTCAGACTTACATGTTTCTATAGACACACACAATGGGTTGATCTTGCGTTTAGAGCTTTGCTTCTTGTCCctcttttttgctttttgttatTTCCACtcttccctctctttctcttactGTGTCTGTggtctgtctgtgtttccccCCCTTCGTGAGAAGTCAGCATTGGCAGAAAGAAGGAAGCCTGTCAGGGCGATCCTTTTCTCAAATGAGGAGGGGCACTAGCCTCAATGAGTGAGTGTGCATGGAGTGATCACGCTGCCATTCAAGCCCACCGCAGCCATCAGACCCATGTTTGTACAATCAGGCTGTTTGCCCTATTGGGGGTATTTGTAGACTCATTCATACAGTTGCATGCAATAAGATTGGGGTCTTTAACAAGTGGTCTACCAGCAGAATCTCAGACAAAGGGTAGTGTTGTTACTGTCATCGTGTCTTTTTTGTGTTACGTTTTTCCCTCTTTTCCCTCTTTCCACTTTGCATGTTTCGTACATGACCGTGTTTTTCTGCCTGTGTGTTTACGATATCTGTTCGTATGGATGAACACGCTCTGCCTCTGTCTGCTCTCAGCCTGTCTGCTATAGGCATTGATAAAGAGGGTGATGGAGTGGACTTTGAAAACAGGCCCAGCCCTGATTCTGAACCCAGGTGAGCTGGGCTGTTTCCTTCTGTCCCCCACTGTGACTTCCTTCTTCTTCTGCTTCTCGTTATGTGGCTGTCAACTTGCTTCACAGAAATGGATTCACTCTTGCTGAAAGTGTTGTCGTTCTGTTTCCCAGGAGAGAGACGTCGGGCAGCTTTTCCGGAAAAGCTCTCTCCACGGATGCACAGTTAAAGAGCACGGGAGGATCAGTCTCTGCCGACAGCAGCCAGAAAGATCCTGCATCTGATAAGAATGGTATAACTCCACTTTTGGGACTCATATTTTTCCCTTATCGATTTTATAAATGGGTTATTcctcctttatttatttatagatgGTTTTAACAGCAGCAacgtaaacaaacattatgtgtcCCAAACTTAACTTAGATCTCCgcaaagaatctataactgttAAGTAGTTaaaattttatttctttcaattaaagggatagatcacccaaaaatgaaaaatttgtcTTCAgttctcatcccccattgactcccatagtattaaataaataaataaatttttgggtgaactatccctttaatatacaataaactatttatataaataaatattaacataactAAACACAGTCTGGAAGTAAACTTCAGGCCTGGCACATGCATCCGGGGAGACCGTCGCTATttctatttttactttatttataaagtaaaatatattatatataatatattttatataatatatataaatatactatatTTTTAAGTCTAAAATAGAccgaaaaaacatttatttgtataaggTAATGCCATGCCATGTCATATATTTGCttatctttattctttatttgttattttagatCATTCTAGTTTCAAAGATAAAGGTGTTAAAAATGTGCAAGCACCAAATGAGAATACTGGATCTCCTTTGCTGGGTATGACCTTTTATCTGTCTTGCATTAAAACTAACcttgtaaacataaaaacttCTCAATTTTGCACGTatcatttgtctttttcaaaAGATGCTGTGTGCACAGATGAAGTGCTTTACTATGACGATGACTTCAACAGGTAAACAATGTTTGGTTGTTTAgtgttctgttatttttactcaTCTTCATGATGGAGTGTTTGAATGTTTCATCTCTCTCATTTTTCAGTCACCGCTCTGAAAACTCTAAGAGTGAAGTGAGCATTGAAGAGGAGATTGAGGAGGTGTCAATAGAGGGGCCTGACATTAGTGATAAGGTATAAACATCTCACTTGAAAAATACCTTTATTTATGAAGAAAGTACTTGTAATGCGGTTCTTAATCATTTAACTGACATCAGTAAGCAAAATTGGTTGTTAAATGCATGAAGTGTATTAATATTTGACCCATTTTGATGTCCTTTCAGAAAATGAACTTGAAACCATAATAATCCAGTGTCAAAGCTGTAATGTTAGTTATTACTGATTTCAATTCTTTAGGATCCTTGTAACATTACATAATTCTGTTTGACAAGAAACAATTCCTAAAACTGGCCTCATGAATCAAATGGTGTATTGTGTCTCATAACAGAAGTAAAAATAAGATGTTATGTTGATGTCAGAAATGGCTATTTAAAGAAGTCTTACGACTTGGAAAAAGGAAGTAAGTGTTTATTGTATAACAGGGCCGTCCCTGATTGGAGTTAAATTACACTgtagtaaaatactgtaaatcattATTCTGACCCTGTTAACATTTCCAGTTTAGGCTTTGTTTTTTTCACCACAGATAGAAACGTTATGCATCACAGTGATTCTAAtagtcatttctttttttctgtcttcAAGATTGATGAAAGCACTCAGGATGTTAGCGTCTCGCAGATAAGCTTGGGTGCAGACTACATGGAAGATGTTGCGTGACTTTGAACCCCCGTCCTATATTTTGTACCTTATGTATTTATGGATTTGTGATG is part of the Triplophysa dalaica isolate WHDGS20190420 chromosome 13, ASM1584641v1, whole genome shotgun sequence genome and harbors:
- the cep43 gene encoding FGFR1 oncogene partner isoform X5, coding for MSATEEDTELRDLLIQNLENSGVLNKIKAELRAAVFLALEEQDKVENKTPLVNENLKKSLNTKDGRLVAGLITDFLQVFNLDFTLAVFQPEINTLNGLETRESLSKELSISESEVNRNTPLLLELVKRSRQKTSIFGEGDKVTEKSFPKELSPRQITDARKKFDSYDKIRIGEIQRESIVAIFSELFPHFCRNVLESYVNEELKDKSRDTSTSLDFQDFLGMYKCFFIQCRSVVTNDGSDGLYFSSKTIEDRIISSSASKIPRYKGFVKHSSAQDENADLKTADRRHETPGSLKNIGSVQVSDGSERGPGDGKNASNPLRRTLELGLEDEDEEGDSFFDDPLPKPQKTYGCSLPSADKPYSGLRLSEKMFGQKERETSGSFSGKALSTDAQLKSTGGSVSADSSQKDPASDKNDHSSFKDKGVKNVQAPNENTGSPLLDAVCTDEVLYYDDDFNSHRSENSKSEVSIEEEIEEVSIEGPDISDKIDESTQDVSVSQISLGADYMEDVA
- the cep43 gene encoding FGFR1 oncogene partner isoform X2, coding for MSATEEDTELRDLLIQNLENSGVLNKIKAELRAAVFLALEEQDKVENKTPLVNENLKKSLNTKDGRLVAGLITDFLQVFNLDFTLAVFQPEINTLNGLETRESLSKELSISESEVNRNTPLLLELVKRSRQKTSIFGEGDKVTEKSFPKELSPRQITDARKKFDSYDKIRIGEIQRESIVAIFSELFPHFCRNVLESYVNEELKDKSRDTSTSLDFQDFLGMYKCFFIQCRSVVTNDGSDGLYFSSKTIEDRIISSSASKTADRRHETPGSLKNIGSVQVSDGSERGPGDGKNASNPLRRTLELGLEDEDEEGDSFFDDPLPKPQKTYGCSLPSADKPYSGLRLSEKMFGQKDQHWQKEGSLSGRSFSQMRRGTSLNDLSAIGIDKEGDGVDFENRPSPDSEPRRETSGSFSGKALSTDAQLKSTGGSVSADSSQKDPASDKNDHSSFKDKGVKNVQAPNENTGSPLLDAVCTDEVLYYDDDFNSHRSENSKSEVSIEEEIEEVSIEGPDISDKIDESTQDVSVSQISLGADYMEDVA
- the cep43 gene encoding FGFR1 oncogene partner isoform X4, encoding MSATEEDTELRDLLIQNLENSGVLNKIKAELRAAVFLALEEQDKVENKTPLVNENLKKSLNTKDGRLVAGLITDFLQVFNLDFTLAVFQPEINTLNGLETRESLSKELSISESEVNRNTPLLLELVKRSRQKTSIFGEGDKVTEKSFPKELSPRQITDARKKFDSYDKIRIGEIQRESIVAIFSELFPHFCRNVLESYVNEELKDKSRDTSTSLDFQDFLGMYKCFFIQCRSVVTNDGSDGLYFSSKTIEDRIISSSASKTADRRHETPGSLKNIGSVQVSDGSERGPGDGKNASNPLRRTLELGLEDEDEEGDSFFDDPLPKPQKTYGCSLPSADKPYSGLRLSEKMFGQKDLSAIGIDKEGDGVDFENRPSPDSEPRRETSGSFSGKALSTDAQLKSTGGSVSADSSQKDPASDKNDHSSFKDKGVKNVQAPNENTGSPLLDAVCTDEVLYYDDDFNSHRSENSKSEVSIEEEIEEVSIEGPDISDKIDESTQDVSVSQISLGADYMEDVA
- the cep43 gene encoding FGFR1 oncogene partner isoform X1, with product MSATEEDTELRDLLIQNLENSGVLNKIKAELRAAVFLALEEQDKVENKTPLVNENLKKSLNTKDGRLVAGLITDFLQVFNLDFTLAVFQPEINTLNGLETRESLSKELSISESEVNRNTPLLLELVKRSRQKTSIFGEGDKVTEKSFPKELSPRQITDARKKFDSYDKIRIGEIQRESIVAIFSELFPHFCRNVLESYVNEELKDKSRDTSTSLDFQDFLGMYKCFFIQCRSVVTNDGSDGLYFSSKTIEDRIISSSASKIPRYKGFVKHSSAQDENADLKTADRRHETPGSLKNIGSVQVSDGSERGPGDGKNASNPLRRTLELGLEDEDEEGDSFFDDPLPKPQKTYGCSLPSADKPYSGLRLSEKMFGQKDQHWQKEGSLSGRSFSQMRRGTSLNDLSAIGIDKEGDGVDFENRPSPDSEPRRETSGSFSGKALSTDAQLKSTGGSVSADSSQKDPASDKNDHSSFKDKGVKNVQAPNENTGSPLLDAVCTDEVLYYDDDFNSHRSENSKSEVSIEEEIEEVSIEGPDISDKIDESTQDVSVSQISLGADYMEDVA
- the cep43 gene encoding FGFR1 oncogene partner isoform X3, which produces MSATEEDTELRDLLIQNLENSGVLNKIKAELRAAVFLALEEQDKVENKTPLVNENLKKSLNTKDGRLVAGLITDFLQVFNLDFTLAVFQPEINTLNGLETRESLSKELSISESEVNRNTPLLLELVKRSRQKTSIFGEGDKVTEKSFPKELSPRQITDARKKFDSYDKIRIGEIQRESIVAIFSELFPHFCRNVLESYVNEELKDKSRDTSTSLDFQDFLGMYKCFFIQCRSVVTNDGSDGLYFSSKTIEDRIISSSASKIPRYKGFVKHSSAQDENADLKTADRRHETPGSLKNIGSVQVSDGSERGPGDGKNASNPLRRTLELGLEDEDEEGDSFFDDPLPKPQKTYGCSLPSADKPYSGLRLSEKMFGQKDLSAIGIDKEGDGVDFENRPSPDSEPRRETSGSFSGKALSTDAQLKSTGGSVSADSSQKDPASDKNDHSSFKDKGVKNVQAPNENTGSPLLDAVCTDEVLYYDDDFNSHRSENSKSEVSIEEEIEEVSIEGPDISDKIDESTQDVSVSQISLGADYMEDVA